TTAATTCCTCACGAGAGAACCAAAATACTAATTATTCCGTCCTCCGCAAAAGCGGCAAAATCCTAATACCCCCGGTCCGTTTCCTCCTCCATCCAAAACCCTAATCCCCAATTCtcgtctcccttctccttctcctccgcttctttttcttcttcgatTCTTCATGAACTCCAGTAGAAGCAGCAGGGAAAGCTATGCACAAGCTCTGGCGCGGAAGCACAGCCCATGGCCCTGTCCTCTGCACTGTGGACTGGCTTGAATCCAAGGCCTCTCGCGCGCTTCCGAAGGTCCCGCTTTTCCACATTCTAATGCCAGCCCTCCGCCTCCGCCCTACCCCTTCCGACGCTCTTCTTCGCGGGAGCCACGGTCAACAGAGCCATTCTCCAATCTGGCGCTGTGTTCTTCCCCGGCAAGCTCGGGCCCCGCCCTCGTCCCCGTCGCTGCGTGGCGGCAGGGGGAGGAGCTTCAGGGCGGTGGAGGCAGTGAGGAATCGGGAGAAAAGTGGGAACTTGGAGGGGTCTGGTGAacaagagaggaaggaagaggataGCAGCGGAGAGGAGGAAGATGGGGTCGTCGAAGAGGAGAGGAATTCCTCCAGGGCGTTGCAGCAAAGGTCGTCGGAAAACCGCAGCAGGGTGGTGGAAAGGAGAGCTAGGAGCGGAGGTTCCAATGCCCCACCCGTGGGGAGTCTGGAGCTCTTGGAGATTCCTGGAGTTGGGCCTCGCAATCTCAAGAAGCTGGTGGATAAAGGTTTTCAACGAGTGGCCGAACTCAAACAACTCTACAGGGATAAGGTATATTCTTTTCCTTCATAATTTCCAATTCAGTACCTGCACTGGCTTGCTGCATTATAGGATTTTGTTGAACTTTGTTTCTAttgtgagataaaaataaaatttaagcttGAATTATTGAACAGTTTATGTGCCTACTGGTTCTGGTGGTATTTTTAGTTTGTCACTGCAATATAAATAGTTGCTGTACCTGTCTTTTGCATCTGTAGGCAGGCAGAAATAGTTCAAGTGTGGTAAAAATTAACAAGACAATATAATGGAGATTTGGCTCCACAGAGTTACAATCTTTCGTGCCATTTTAATGGGTAATTCCCGCACTGAATTTTCATATCATCTTTTGTGGTTTTCATGTTAGACCGTGGCCCCTTTTTGTGTTTATGTGTTTTAAGTTGCTCATATAACCTTCTGTCCAGTCATTTACGTTTTCTCATAGGACTCTTTACAGAGAGGCCCTCATATTTATGTGAAATGATGCTTAATTTTCGGAATTATTGGTTTTAGTGAGTTGTTGTTTTCTGCATTTGACTTTCGGATAGTACTTTTTCTCTTGGATATGCATCtagtgagaatttttttttcctttttttttatgttcattACTGCAGTTCTTTGGGAAATCTAGCCAGAAGATGGTTGAATATTTACAGAGCTCAGTAGGAATTATTCACAAGAACCATGCAGAGAGCATAACCTCCTTTATCAAAGAAAgtgtggatgaagagttgaaagaGGAAACTGCTGAATCTGATGGCAAGCCTATACAAAGGAAACGACTCACTTTCTGTGTTGAAGGAAATATTAGTGTTGGAAAGACTACTTTCCTGCAAAGAATAGCTAATGAAACTATTGAGTTACGTGATCTTGTAGAAATAGTACCCGAACCTATCTCCAGATGGCAGGATGTCGGTCCTGATCACTTTAATGTACTGGATGCTTTCTACGCAGAACCACAAAGGTATGCCTACACTTTCCAAAATTACGTGTTTGTGACAAGGGTCATGCAGGAAAGAGAATCTGCTGGTGGAATAAAACCCCTCAGGCTAATGGAAAGAAGTGTTTTCAGTGATAGAATGGTAagcataatattaatattatatgtgATCTGGAGACAATAATATTTTCTTCTCAATTGTACCATGTTTTCAGTCAAAGTCACATCCAATTTATTGTCTAATACTTGTTTTTTAAATTTTGGAACCTGTATGTTGATCCCAACATGCAGGTTTTTGTGCGTGCTGTTCATGAAGCCAATTGGATGAATGAGATGGAGATTAGCATCTATGACTCATGGTTTGACCCTGTTGTGTCATGTCTTCCGGGACTCATCCCTGATGGGTTCATTTATCTTAGAGCTAGCCCTGATACCTGCTACAAGAGAATGATGCTCCGTAACAGGGCAGAAGAAGGTGGTGTCACCTTGGATTACTTGCGAGGCTTACATGAGAAGCATGAGAGTTGGCTGTTCCCTTCTCAGAGTGGAAATCATGGTGTGCTGTCAGTCAGTCAGCTACCATTCCATATGGATAGCTCCTTGCATCCTAACATAAGAGATCGTGTGTTCTATTTGGAAGGTGATCATATGCATTCAAGTATCCAGAAGGTAAGCCTTCTGTCAGGCATTTCTTAGGATCAATTCCACAATGTGTTTCTGATGGAGTTTTCTTATCCTTGACTAGGTTCCCGCTTTAGTGCTGGATTGTGAACCCAACATTGACTTCAGTAAAGATAGTGAAGCTAAAAGACTGTAAGCAGTTACCCCCcgtccctcctctttctctttatATCTTCATAAGCACATTGATACACTAACTTAAGTTTGCTTCTAATGATTTTTCCTTAGTTTATGGTAATTTTTTTATGCTGTTGTGAATATTCTTGTTTTGTATTCCAACTTGGATCATTTTCTTATGTTTTGAGTTTTATACTGTATGTAGTTCTCTGTTGTATGCACATTTTTTGACTAAAGAAAAATCTCTAGTTATATGAACATAAAAGCATGAGTTATAGATATTAATAATTATGATGTGTTGATTAAAAATTCCAAGTTTTGGAATAATTAAAGGTACATCAAGCTAGGCAAAATTTTTTGAAGCATACCTTATTATTCCCAACAACTAAAGTGTCACTTTTGTTCAGGTAGGCTTGAATTCAATTTTTCTATGTTAGATTTGCCTGTGGATATCTTTCAGTTTGGTTGGAATCAAGGTTTGCTATCCTGACACAGGGCCGCATACTGGTGCCAACCTATTACTGTGTTGGTATGGGTTCGGTTCGGCATACCGAGTGTTGGTATGCGCCCCATACTACATACCAATGTTGAACCAGTACGGCACCGTACAGTGCGGCAAACGTTGGTTAGAATACTTTTGATGTGCTAGTGATTTTCAATTTTGAAATATCAATACTCTGGCTTGTGAGCTGCAGAGTTACATGGCTATCTATGATAAAATAATACTTCAGATCTTTTTCTACAATCATAGCTCCTCATGGGAAAAAGCAACTTTGCATACTAGTGTCTTCCCAAAAGAAAACTTGATACCATTCCTCTCTGTCAATTAATGATACAATTCCCATTTGTATATGCTGAAAAATTCCTTGCCGAACTTGTTATTAGTGGgcctaaatttgatttttaagcTGGACCTAGGCCTAAACCCATCCAATAGTAGGTGAAGCTCAAACCTGTATGCTAGCCCAACCTTCATTCAATTTAAGGTTACAGCATTTTAATGGATCTATTTTATTTTCCATTTTGGTGCATCTTTTGTCTgattatatcacatatacaattgagCGATATTCAGGATTTCCTGATATATAGCAGCATGAAATCTTTATCTATTTCTTGACTTAGAATTAAGGTTTCAGCATGGTAGTACTGACTCATTATTTGATCAActctttatttgtttatttacttTGAAGTGACAAGGCTGTTTTTTGTCGATAATGACATGTATCAGTTGGATGCTTCATAAACACATGAGTTCCATCTTAACTACATGGATCTTAGGACTGAATTATGCATATCTTCAAATAATATTAGATTTCAAAGTTTGTCTAAGTTTTTAAAATTACCAATTCTCTTTCCATGGATGATTACTTAATTTATCAACATGCCAAAATTATTAGttcaaaaatatgcaatatttgtaaacagatgagtcttgagtcatcTGATCAGTTTTCAGTttacttgagattttttttttttttttgattgatctcATTGCTTGTTAGCACTAAAAAGTGAATTCAGATTGAATCCTATTGACGGTATGCAAGCCCAAATTTTGTTAGTAAAATAGAAAAGATTAAAAAAGTTGGGCTAGGGCAATCAAGAATCTATATGATAAGTCACACTCTACAGCATTTACAatgccatgaaaaaaaaaaaaaatcgattgtTAGTTATTTGCTGGCTAGGCTCCAGAAAAGGATACAAGATCTCCAGAAGTGCTGTTTGGATTGGAAATTTAAGCGTTCAAAATGGATACATTTCTTAGACATGTGATGAGCAGAGATAAGGAATTGTTTCTTGGTGGATTAAGCAGAGTAATATGCAATGCCGTATGACCATTTAATATAGGAAATACTTGTATGAAGATGATTAAATTAACAATGTTGCATCCAACTAATGTTGAACACTCAGACCCAGGGCACCTGCGGTAGGTGTTCAGTTGGATATCTGGTAAAACAAAGATATTTGCTTGTTAGAGGCATTCACTTGCTGGGCTAATGTAGTTGAGAGGTGATCGAATGGTATTTTCATACATAACGATGACTGAATGTGTTGAAAGAAAGAGGTGTGGATGTGTGTTGAAGGAGCAGAAAAGTGAGAATAAGAGGTGGAGACTTGGGAGCACTCTGTGGAGGGGTTTAACAAAACCTTGACTTGACATAATCTGTTCTCTGAGGATAACGGTGAAGCAAGTGATAATCACCCTAATAACATGGCAAAGCTGTGGATTTTGATGTCATGTTTTGATCCTTACTTCATTAAAGTATGCATGCCGCAAGTTTTCTGTATAATATTGCAGCAACATGGTGGGCTGGACTCTGATATCTGACTCATGAAAGCTTGATATCTATCCTTTGTCTCCGATGCTTAATCTGTCTGAGATGGGATGCTACTTTACATAGTTCATTTACAGCAATAGCTTATTTATTGGGGGTAAGGCTTGATAATTGTGTTTATTGTGTATTTTCTTCTTATGCTGACAACTAACATGTAGCGTCCTTGATACAACGGCCAACTTTTTATTAACGTAATTCATTTAATTATTCTCTCCAGGTATGCCCGGCAAGTTGCAGAATTCTTTGAGtttgtgaagaaaaagaaagaagcttCTCCTTCAGAAACTGCTACTGATGGAAAGAACAAAATCCAACAAGTAGTGCTTCCTGCCAAAGAGGGTCTGTGGGTCCCAGAAGGCAGTCGTTTCCCAGAATCTGCCCTAAAATCTCTGGACTTCAGGAGAGCCATGTCATTCCTCTCTGGTTAGCTGCTGCTCCAGCAATCAATCAATACTCTTGCAGATATGCAAGAAGTCTTATTCAATGAGATGAAGGATTTTAGTAATCTGGAATATGGCTCATGTTCTAGACACGTGTCATGTTGATTCATCTGGAGCTAGTTTTGGCTCCAGAAAGATACTAGGTCCATGATGGAAGAATGTTAACTTGTAGAAAATCTGGTGTTTGTGTCAATGTAACATGGTAGGAGTTGTCGTCTTGCATGTAAATGATTTGATGTTGTATGGTTATGGTAGTTCTAATGGTTGACATCTGCTTCCAAAATCCTAATTTTGCTTGAGATGCATGATGTCATTAATTTGGTGACTAGTTTGATTTGGGTTAGCATTGGGTTATAATTACACTTCCTGATGGACACATATCAGAGAAGGAATGGAAGTGTGTTCTAGGACACTGAGGAATACAAGAGGAACTGAAATGAGTATATAGAATTGTAAAGGATATTCAAGGTATGATAGGTTGTGGTGCCTTTCGCCCTTTGTCAACACTGATGACAAGGATCTGGGTTAATTTATAGGCTCGTTCAGTAAGGTCCATAAGATGGAACTATGGGAAGGAAAAACTTACTAATTAAAGCTATGTCTGGTCTTTGTGTATCAAAAATTCATGGTATTATTGTTAGCCTACGGTGGCAATCTTGCGAAGGCACACAAATCTAAAGTCGACTGGAAATAAATGTAATTATAAATGGGTGCGGTTGTTAGAAAGTAGCGAGCTCGTACACGCAACGTAGTTTATGGTTCTCTAATTTCTCTGTGATTGGATTCGTGggaaaagaagataaaaaagaggatatagagaacGACGGGCAAAATAGGCCACATAATTTTAGAATGTGGGATTGTATTTTAGCTAGTTCTTTTTCTAAATTAATCTATGATTGTTCTAAATCATaatcctaaatttattataattataatgatgTATTAGAAgttgaatttgattttattagTTGTGATCTTTGTGTATCatgttttgatctttttttttgagTTATTTGTTTGGTTGACAAGAAAAAATTTAATGATTTGGTACGTGGTTATAGGCTTATGTAACATAAACAAGTGAAGCATGGATTTATAATTTGATCATAAACAAGTTGTATATGGGTTGAGAATATTTGGACCTGAACCTTGTTCTACTTGACCCGACCCATTTCATCTGTGTTAGAAGCTAGCATAAGAAAAAGTAACTTGCGTGATGCTtagtgagaaaaaaatattacagcTGATTAATGGATAATTTATATCTCCTAGACTCAATCATAGAAATAgttgaagaaaaatttatttatcgtGCCTAAATGGTTGTGTGATTTTCCTCACGTCCCTGGTGTACAAGTTTCACGTAGAGTTGGCAGATTTGCTATATAATATCAGAAGGAAAAAATTCTCCTCAAGCAcctaattatatatttaattatttttttataagtctataaaaaaagataatcattaTTTAAGCAAATATTAtctttcattattattttttatttttaattaaaaaatatttactttCATATATTAATTCAAATTTTGTCCTAATCTAACATCAATAATGTTACGGATAAGGGCTCGATCCATCATGTGAGGTATTATTCACTCTAATCTATGTGCTTCATGATTTATCCtctacattattagaaccacaacagagctCCTGTATCAAGGAGGACTCCGATGTATATAGTTTGAGAAGTCCCAGCAATCAGCTGAGACGGATCTCGATCCCTACCTGATGTGTTATTGTTGCGAATAAGAGCTCGATCCATCACATGAGGTATTGTTTGCTCTAATCCATGGAcctcacgattttatcctttaaaagatatctcatatgaaaaaaaaaattttcttataaaaatgaattcttcttgactcacaatcaatatgAAGTTATTGATATCCTTCATATTATTAAAatcataataaataataataaaaatttttaatttttattaatatgaaaTTATTGATGTCCTCCATATTATTAAAatcataataaataataataaaaatttttaatttttattaatagtcACTGCAATAGCCAGGTGCAAGTTTGAGGAGGGAAGCATGTGTGATAGTTTATTAAAACACGCTATGATGATATCTCTTTATAATTTGTAACCAAAAAAGTCTCTCTTTATAATTAACCTTAAAGTTGGATTACGTGCATGCGAAGGGCCTGGAGGTCCTCCAAACCTCGGGCAAATATTCGTTGCAACAGTGATACCAGCGCTGGGATCTTTTACCGTGCACCATGTGGTACGGTGCACAGCGCGCACAGACATGGATGCAACAACCGGTGCGATGCTCGCCACGCACGGCTGTGCGCAATCGCCTATCATACGGTAAACGGTATGTATAATACACTATACTGTACAGTATATTATGTGCATGACAGAGAATCCATGTATGATAATatcatatcaaatttataataaatcaatcaaaatatttatattttatcaattatcaTATATTTTATTGATTCTTGTGATAATACCTACACTGTCCaatcgatttttaatttttgattggcTTGTTACGAATTTGACGTGATATCATCGTTGCAACGAATATTCACTAATTAACCCTTCTTCCGTCGATCGGGGCTCGGATATAAAATGGATGAGAGCCATCAGCCATCATCAAGAGGATtgttttctaaatattattttttaatatttatttttaaatttattattcattttattttattttttaaagtacgATAGTTTTACTGGCTGGGATCGAATGCGGTGAAATCACATGTTGAACgtatgatttcaaattttaaatcatatgttcaaaatatgatttcaagTTGAGGTGGCACCTCATAGTCaaagtaaattaaaaaataaaattatatgatgA
Above is a genomic segment from Elaeis guineensis isolate ETL-2024a chromosome 1, EG11, whole genome shotgun sequence containing:
- the LOC105036736 gene encoding uncharacterized protein, with protein sequence MHKLWRGSTAHGPVLCTVDWLESKASRALPKVPLFHILMPALRLRPTPSDALLRGSHGQQSHSPIWRCVLPRQARAPPSSPSLRGGRGRSFRAVEAVRNREKSGNLEGSGEQERKEEDSSGEEEDGVVEEERNSSRALQQRSSENRSRVVERRARSGGSNAPPVGSLELLEIPGVGPRNLKKLVDKGFQRVAELKQLYRDKFFGKSSQKMVEYLQSSVGIIHKNHAESITSFIKESVDEELKEETAESDGKPIQRKRLTFCVEGNISVGKTTFLQRIANETIELRDLVEIVPEPISRWQDVGPDHFNVLDAFYAEPQRYAYTFQNYVFVTRVMQERESAGGIKPLRLMERSVFSDRMVFVRAVHEANWMNEMEISIYDSWFDPVVSCLPGLIPDGFIYLRASPDTCYKRMMLRNRAEEGGVTLDYLRGLHEKHESWLFPSQSGNHGVLSVSQLPFHMDSSLHPNIRDRVFYLEGDHMHSSIQKVPALVLDCEPNIDFSKDSEAKRLYARQVAEFFEFVKKKKEASPSETATDGKNKIQQVVLPAKEGLWVPEGSRFPESALKSLDFRRAMSFLSG